The Candidatus Zixiibacteriota bacterium genomic interval ACTCCGTCAATCCGCGGATGAAACTGTGCGACTCACGCATCCCGGCCAGCGCCCCCAGCACTGAACGGTCGATCAGACGGAAATCGGAAGTGCCGGCCGACAATGCAATCCCCGACAACGCCGAAAATATGCGGTAGAACAAACGTGACGACAGCCGCTTGAACAGCCCCGTCCCCTCCGCATCGATCCGCCGCGTGTTGACGACCCGGTACCCCTCTTTCCACGCGGCAATCATGGCCGGAATGACCTCCGGCGGATGCTGCAGATCACCATCCATCGTAACGATCGCCCAACCCCGCGCGCGGTCCATGCCCGCCACGAGCGCCTTCTGATGACCGAAATTGCGTGTGAATGACAGGCCCCTGACGTTGCCGCTCTGCGATGACACACGCTGGATCTCTTCCCATGTGCCGTCGCGCGAACCGTCATCGACCAGAATCAGCTCCCATGTCTCCTGCATCGGCTGAAGTACCGTCCGCAGTGCGCCTTCCAGCGCGGCAATATTGCCGGCCTCGTTCAAAAGCGGCACCACGATGGAAATGT includes:
- a CDS encoding glycosyltransferase family 2 protein, giving the protein MDQPTSAHPDISIVVPLLNEAGNIAALEGALRTVLQPMQETWELILVDDGSRDGTWEEIQRVSSQSGNVRGLSFTRNFGHQKALVAGMDRARGWAIVTMDGDLQHPPEVIPAMIAAWKEGYRVVNTRRIDAEGTGLFKRLSSRLFYRIFSALSGIALSAGTSDFRLIDRSVLGALAGMRESHSFIRGLTEWTGFSSTTIEYRAAERHSGTSKYSLGRMVRFAANAVLSFSVIPLKIGIWIGLITSGLAFLELVYIFLRYLAGETLPGWASLAGIISFMFGVLFILVGIVGAYLGSIFEILKNRPPYIVEKTVGFDER